The following are from one region of the Bacillus spongiae genome:
- a CDS encoding DEAD/DEAH box helicase, with amino-acid sequence MTKFSDLQLSPLTLKSVEKMGFEEATPIQAGTIPLSLEGKDIIGQAQTGTGKTAAFGIPLIEKINEKDASVQGLIIAPTRELAIQVSEELYKIGQDKRVRVLAVYGGQDIQRQIRSMKKRPHIIVGTPGRLLDHINRRTLRLNSVQTLILDEADEMLNMGFIEDIESILKNVPEERQTLLFSATMPGPIRKIAENFMSNPETVKVKSKEMTVPHIEQYFVKAQEREKFEVLSRLIDVQSPELAIVFGRTKRRVDEVAKALSMRGYSAEGIHGDLSQAKRMSVLRQFKEGRVDVLVATDVAARGLDISGVTHVYNYDIPQDPESYVHRIGRTGRAGKEGMAMTFVTPREMGYLRIVEQTTKKRMTPMRPPTLDEALEGQQRLALDRIAETIKNNNLQEYASLTNELLSEYTPEQIGAVLLKMLTKEPDTTPVKITEERPLPSRRDHNDKRGGNRKGKGGRDGSRRGRHSNNHRDRDNSNRRRRRERD; translated from the coding sequence TTGACAAAGTTTTCAGATTTACAATTAAGCCCATTAACGCTTAAATCAGTAGAGAAAATGGGTTTTGAAGAAGCAACCCCAATTCAGGCAGGAACGATTCCATTAAGTTTGGAAGGTAAGGATATCATTGGTCAAGCGCAGACAGGTACGGGAAAAACAGCTGCATTTGGAATTCCATTGATAGAAAAGATTAACGAAAAAGATGCGAGTGTACAAGGTCTTATTATTGCACCGACACGTGAATTAGCGATCCAAGTTTCGGAGGAGCTTTATAAAATTGGTCAAGATAAACGTGTACGTGTCTTAGCGGTATACGGCGGTCAAGACATCCAACGTCAAATTCGTTCAATGAAAAAGAGACCACATATTATTGTGGGTACGCCAGGTCGATTACTCGATCACATTAACCGTCGAACTCTTCGCTTAAATTCTGTTCAAACGCTTATTTTAGATGAAGCAGATGAAATGCTAAACATGGGATTCATTGAAGATATTGAATCAATCTTGAAAAATGTCCCAGAAGAACGTCAAACGCTATTATTCTCAGCGACAATGCCTGGTCCAATTCGCAAAATAGCGGAAAACTTTATGAGCAACCCTGAAACGGTTAAAGTTAAGTCAAAAGAAATGACAGTTCCTCATATTGAGCAGTATTTCGTTAAAGCTCAAGAGAGAGAAAAGTTTGAAGTTCTTTCCCGCTTAATTGACGTCCAATCGCCAGAGCTTGCTATTGTATTTGGTCGTACGAAGCGTCGTGTAGATGAAGTGGCTAAGGCATTATCAATGCGTGGATATTCTGCTGAAGGAATTCACGGAGACCTTAGTCAAGCGAAGCGTATGTCTGTTCTACGCCAATTTAAAGAAGGTCGTGTAGATGTATTAGTTGCAACGGATGTGGCTGCACGTGGGTTGGATATTTCAGGTGTTACACATGTTTACAACTATGATATTCCTCAAGATCCGGAAAGCTATGTTCACCGTATTGGTCGTACTGGACGTGCGGGTAAAGAAGGAATGGCCATGACGTTCGTAACGCCACGAGAGATGGGTTATTTACGTATCGTTGAACAAACAACGAAAAAGCGAATGACTCCGATGCGTCCACCAACATTAGACGAAGCGTTAGAAGGTCAACAACGCTTAGCGCTGGATCGTATTGCTGAAACAATTAAGAACAATAATTTGCAAGAATATGCATCCTTAACAAATGAACTATTGTCTGAATATACTCCAGAGCAAATTGGAGCAGTATTATTAAAGATGTTAACAAAAGAGCCTGATACAACACCGGTTAAAATTACCGAAGAACGTCCTCTGCCATCAAGACGTGACCATAACGATAAACGTGGTGGAAATAGAAAAGGTAAAGGCGGTCGAGATGGCTCTCGTCGTGGACGTCATTCAAATAATCATAGAGATCGTGATAATTCAAATCGTCGTCGAAGAAGAGAGAGAGACTAA
- a CDS encoding alpha/beta hydrolase, giving the protein MKCCLLIHGFTGSPYEIEPLATYLKKQSDWKIEDITLPGHGEILKLNGVKAEEWISHAEQALVTLLKENEEVYVIGFSMGGMIASYLAVHYPVKKLVLLSAAAFYVSPKHFLSDIKEMIKDGWSGNLQGNELFKRLRKKIKYTPLSATVEFRKVVLKVRPLLNQVSVPTFIAQGNLDGVVPPKSANYLYREIGSNRKELFFLQEAKHVICHSKGVEELFQRVWSFLKE; this is encoded by the coding sequence ATGAAATGCTGTTTATTAATTCATGGATTTACAGGAAGTCCATATGAAATAGAGCCATTAGCAACGTACTTAAAGAAGCAGTCAGATTGGAAGATTGAGGACATTACTTTACCTGGTCATGGTGAAATATTAAAGCTAAACGGTGTAAAAGCAGAAGAGTGGATTAGCCATGCAGAACAAGCACTCGTTACCCTTTTAAAGGAGAATGAAGAGGTTTATGTGATTGGATTTTCAATGGGAGGAATGATTGCGAGTTACTTAGCCGTTCATTACCCGGTTAAAAAGCTAGTTCTATTAAGTGCAGCCGCATTTTATGTTAGTCCTAAGCACTTCCTTTCGGATATAAAAGAAATGATTAAGGATGGATGGTCAGGAAATCTTCAAGGGAATGAATTATTTAAGCGATTAAGGAAAAAGATAAAGTATACACCTTTATCGGCTACCGTTGAATTTCGTAAAGTTGTGTTGAAGGTGCGTCCCCTGTTGAATCAAGTGAGCGTTCCTACGTTTATTGCGCAAGGAAATTTAGATGGAGTTGTTCCTCCTAAAAGTGCCAATTATTTATATCGGGAAATCGGTTCGAATCGAAAAGAGCTCTTCTTTTTACAAGAGGCAAAGCATGTCATTTGTCACAGCAAAGGTGTTGAGGAATTATTCCAGCGGGTATGGTCTTTCTTGAAAGAATAA
- a CDS encoding UDP-N-acetylmuramoyl-tripeptide--D-alanyl-D-alanine ligase has protein sequence MIKRTLKQIENMITVQNDLSTFSSLEIEGVCIDSRRIEKGNLFIPFKGERMDGHEFVHQAIEDGASAALWEKSAGEPPANLPIIVVDNSLQALQDLARSYRQQLNAKVVGITGSNGKTTTKDIAASLLSLQYKVQKTEGNYNSHIGLPLTILGMEENTEVMVLEMGMSGKGEIAELTHIASPEVVVITNIGESHLQDLGSREGIAQAKLEIIEGLTESGLLVYFGEEPLLVERIRSLSIRAETFGKEKGNTIFPTSLEANQKGTFFSTNITKNQSFFLPILGEHNVLNTMAAMLVAKELDVHLEQAQQALDNVRLTGMRLETVKGAKGETIINDAYNASPTSTRAAIDLLASLKGYHQKVLVLGDMLELGTEEEAFHTEIGNYIPLEEIDYVMTYGPLAEKLAEAANMRGHGKVFSFQNKEELVQRMKETIQFGDVVLFKASRGMKLEEVVEKLM, from the coding sequence ATGATTAAACGTACGCTAAAACAAATAGAGAATATGATTACAGTTCAAAATGATTTATCTACGTTCAGCTCTTTAGAAATTGAGGGTGTATGTATTGATTCTCGGCGGATTGAAAAAGGGAATTTGTTTATTCCTTTTAAAGGCGAGCGTATGGACGGTCATGAATTTGTTCATCAAGCTATTGAGGATGGAGCCAGCGCGGCATTATGGGAAAAATCAGCAGGAGAGCCTCCAGCCAATTTACCTATAATTGTTGTAGATAATAGTTTACAAGCATTACAGGACCTTGCACGTTCGTACCGTCAACAATTGAATGCGAAAGTAGTGGGGATTACGGGAAGTAACGGTAAAACGACAACAAAGGATATTGCGGCTAGCCTGCTTTCTTTGCAATACAAGGTTCAAAAAACGGAAGGCAATTATAATAGTCACATTGGACTTCCATTAACCATTTTAGGAATGGAGGAAAACACGGAGGTTATGGTCCTTGAAATGGGTATGAGTGGAAAAGGCGAGATTGCGGAGCTTACTCATATCGCATCACCAGAAGTCGTTGTCATTACGAATATTGGAGAATCTCACTTACAAGATTTAGGGTCAAGAGAAGGGATTGCACAGGCAAAACTTGAAATTATTGAAGGGTTAACAGAATCAGGGTTACTTGTATATTTTGGAGAAGAGCCTTTATTAGTGGAGAGAATACGTTCATTATCCATTAGAGCTGAGACGTTTGGAAAAGAAAAAGGGAATACTATCTTCCCAACAAGCTTAGAAGCTAATCAAAAAGGGACGTTTTTTTCAACCAATATTACGAAAAACCAGTCTTTTTTCTTACCAATATTAGGAGAACACAATGTGCTTAATACGATGGCTGCAATGTTAGTAGCGAAAGAATTGGATGTTCATTTAGAACAGGCTCAGCAAGCCTTGGACAATGTTCGTTTAACAGGGATGAGGTTAGAAACGGTAAAAGGTGCGAAAGGTGAGACGATTATTAATGACGCTTATAATGCGAGTCCAACTTCCACGCGTGCCGCGATTGATCTTCTTGCTTCCTTGAAAGGGTATCATCAAAAAGTTCTTGTATTAGGAGATATGCTGGAGCTAGGGACTGAAGAAGAAGCCTTTCATACAGAAATAGGAAACTATATTCCGCTTGAAGAAATCGATTATGTCATGACATATGGACCTTTAGCTGAAAAACTTGCTGAAGCTGCTAATATGAGGGGACACGGAAAGGTATTTTCGTTCCAAAATAAAGAGGAGCTTGTTCAACGAATGAAGGAAACAATACAGTTCGGTGATGTCGTTCTTTTCAAAGCTTCCCGTGGCATGAAATTAGAAGAAGTGGTAGAAAAGCTAATGTAA
- a CDS encoding D-alanine--D-alanine ligase: protein MKTRLCLLYGGKSAEHTVSLNTAKAVIKAMDRDKFEIHPIYITTEGRWVKGPLIEGPVEEIKALQFSGDEVSPSELTPAMTSSDGKSGYDVVLPLLHGPNGEDGTVQGMLELLNIPYVGNGVLASSAGMDKVIMKNIFAQAGLPQVNYVWFLRKTWQNDKESAYGLVEDKIGYPCFVKPANLGSSVGISKANSREELIAAFEEAFRYDRKIIIEEGVIAREIELGVIGNDTPECSVAGEIVPKKDFYDYKAKYEDGNTALIIPVELPTAVYEELVEKAKVAFKSLDCSGLVRADFFVTKNHEVLINEVNTMPGFTPVSMFPLLWKHTGVEYPDLIERLVSLAQERYEEKQQINHTF, encoded by the coding sequence ATGAAAACAAGGCTTTGTTTATTATATGGTGGAAAATCAGCGGAGCATACGGTTTCATTAAATACTGCCAAAGCAGTGATTAAAGCAATGGACCGAGATAAATTTGAAATTCACCCAATCTACATTACTACCGAGGGCCGCTGGGTGAAAGGCCCACTTATAGAGGGACCTGTTGAAGAAATAAAAGCATTGCAATTTTCAGGAGATGAAGTGTCTCCAAGTGAACTTACCCCTGCGATGACCTCTAGTGATGGAAAGAGCGGATATGACGTTGTTCTCCCGCTTTTACACGGACCGAATGGAGAGGATGGAACCGTTCAAGGGATGCTTGAACTGCTGAATATCCCTTATGTCGGCAATGGAGTGTTAGCTTCTTCTGCTGGAATGGATAAGGTAATTATGAAAAACATCTTCGCACAAGCTGGCTTACCTCAAGTAAACTATGTTTGGTTCCTTCGTAAGACGTGGCAGAATGATAAGGAATCGGCCTATGGACTGGTAGAAGACAAAATCGGGTACCCATGTTTTGTGAAGCCAGCAAACTTAGGGTCTAGTGTAGGAATCAGCAAAGCGAACAGTCGTGAAGAACTAATAGCGGCATTTGAAGAAGCGTTTCGTTATGATCGTAAAATTATTATTGAAGAGGGCGTTATAGCTCGAGAAATTGAATTAGGAGTGATTGGAAACGATACTCCGGAATGTTCTGTAGCAGGAGAAATTGTCCCAAAGAAGGATTTTTATGATTATAAAGCGAAATATGAGGACGGCAATACAGCGTTAATTATCCCAGTTGAATTACCAACAGCAGTTTACGAGGAGTTGGTCGAAAAAGCAAAGGTTGCATTCAAATCGCTTGATTGTTCTGGTTTAGTTCGCGCTGACTTCTTTGTCACAAAGAATCATGAGGTTTTAATTAATGAAGTAAATACGATGCCTGGCTTTACACCGGTTAGTATGTTTCCATTATTATGGAAGCACACAGGGGTGGAGTACCCAGATCTAATCGAACGTTTAGTATCGTTAGCGCAAGAACGTTATGAGGAAAAACAACAAATTAACCATACATTTTAA
- a CDS encoding GNAT family protein: MQLLGKKVCLQTLTQEDLPLLYQFKYGVEKPEWKKWDAPYFEHKQIEFDEFFRSSEESLSSPTPDQLGIYVHNQLIGTVSFYWEHIPSRWLEAGITIFDPNYRNGGYGTEALKIWVDYLFQTYEIARVGITTWSGNDRMMKVAEKIGMKLEGRMRKCRYHNGEYYDSIRMGVLREEWRHDK, encoded by the coding sequence ATGCAACTACTAGGTAAAAAGGTATGCTTACAAACATTAACCCAGGAAGATTTACCACTGCTTTACCAATTTAAATACGGTGTTGAAAAACCAGAATGGAAAAAGTGGGATGCCCCCTATTTCGAACATAAACAAATAGAATTTGACGAATTCTTCCGGAGCAGCGAAGAGAGTTTATCATCACCGACTCCAGACCAATTAGGAATTTACGTACATAATCAACTTATTGGCACCGTTTCTTTTTATTGGGAGCATATTCCATCACGTTGGCTTGAAGCTGGAATTACAATTTTTGACCCAAACTATCGGAATGGTGGCTATGGAACGGAAGCACTCAAAATTTGGGTAGACTATTTATTCCAAACGTATGAAATTGCCCGTGTTGGTATCACCACATGGTCTGGTAACGACCGAATGATGAAAGTTGCTGAAAAAATTGGAATGAAGCTTGAAGGTCGAATGAGGAAGTGCCGTTACCATAACGGAGAATACTATGATTCGATTCGAATGGGTGTTCTTCGCGAAGAATGGCGTCATGACAAGTAA
- a CDS encoding NAD(P)/FAD-dependent oxidoreductase, translating to MKTIVLVGGGHSHVYCVKMLKEHKHPQMNWILLSNSKKQYYSGMFSGFTEGLYAEEDTYIDLEKLAINSNATFVEATVLSVDPIQQKILCSNGEVISYDILSLDIGSTNKSPNIEGLTNENLAIKPNEKFPDQIHTLRQATNPVIIGGGAAGIEMALSLLAWQKKYSSRTDVTLLHSAPLLKGAGEKTSQKITQLASKQGLKLVKDRAIRVDNSVVYTAGGSQIDFDTIMYLGGPHPPDLIKSAMLPTDEVGFLLVNSCLQTEAFPNIFGAGDCITISDQKDMPKNGVNAVRQGPILFRNIMSFAFDEPLESYTPKKADLAILSTGFKEGFFLYGRWSFHGKWAWFVKNFIDRRFMDKYRG from the coding sequence ATGAAAACAATTGTACTCGTTGGCGGTGGCCATTCACACGTCTACTGTGTCAAAATGCTAAAAGAGCATAAGCACCCTCAAATGAATTGGATATTACTGTCGAACTCCAAAAAGCAGTACTATTCTGGTATGTTTTCAGGATTTACGGAAGGGCTATATGCAGAAGAGGATACTTATATTGATTTAGAAAAGCTTGCTATTAACTCCAATGCGACATTTGTAGAAGCCACGGTCCTCTCCGTCGACCCCATCCAACAAAAAATTCTTTGTTCAAACGGTGAAGTGATATCTTATGATATTTTATCATTGGATATCGGATCGACTAATAAATCGCCAAATATTGAAGGGTTAACTAATGAGAATTTAGCCATTAAACCTAATGAAAAATTTCCTGATCAAATTCATACACTCCGGCAAGCTACAAACCCAGTAATAATTGGTGGAGGGGCTGCTGGGATTGAAATGGCTCTTTCACTTTTAGCCTGGCAAAAAAAATACTCCTCTCGTACTGATGTCACCCTTCTTCATTCAGCTCCTTTACTAAAAGGCGCTGGGGAGAAAACATCTCAGAAGATAACACAGCTCGCTTCAAAGCAGGGCCTTAAGCTAGTAAAGGACCGAGCAATACGAGTGGATAACAGCGTCGTATATACAGCGGGTGGGAGTCAAATTGATTTTGATACGATTATGTATTTAGGAGGTCCTCACCCACCAGACCTAATCAAATCAGCTATGCTTCCCACAGATGAAGTTGGTTTTTTACTCGTTAATTCCTGCTTACAGACGGAAGCTTTCCCTAATATATTTGGTGCTGGAGATTGCATCACCATCTCTGATCAGAAAGATATGCCGAAAAACGGTGTTAATGCTGTCCGTCAAGGTCCTATCTTATTTAGAAATATTATGAGCTTTGCTTTTGACGAACCATTAGAGTCCTACACGCCAAAAAAGGCGGATTTAGCTATTTTGTCCACCGGGTTTAAAGAAGGTTTTTTCCTTTATGGTAGGTGGTCTTTTCATGGGAAGTGGGCATGGTTTGTGAAAAATTTTATTGATAGACGGTTTATGGATAAATATCGAGGCTGA
- a CDS encoding glutaredoxin domain-containing protein, with protein sequence MAVLLTIQGCSRCEQTKHHLKSIGIPFTEINVIEKPKEAMKYATPSHLIVPVLLNNGKSYSWQEVMQLV encoded by the coding sequence ATGGCTGTCCTACTAACTATCCAAGGTTGTTCCCGTTGTGAACAAACAAAACACCATTTAAAGAGCATTGGAATACCTTTTACAGAAATAAATGTGATAGAAAAGCCAAAAGAAGCGATGAAGTATGCCACCCCTTCTCATCTAATTGTACCGGTCTTATTGAATAATGGAAAATCCTATTCATGGCAAGAAGTGATGCAATTAGTCTAA
- a CDS encoding Crp/Fnr family transcriptional regulator encodes MEEKLFLLSQISLLDELPKEELMKIEEMTDMKPLKKGSLILSPSSPLKSFFLLKKGQVRLYRMNSAGKQFTVDVLTDGNVFGETSTLTLTDNDIYAEAMTDTYLCVLHPEDFEAFLTRNPAIALKFINILSTRLNEIYSLSEKIALADVKYRILFLLLKLSEKTGVRKKEWQSIKLKLTHQDIAHMVGSTRETTSSLMSLLKKEGLIKKGIHLYVHAEKAKEVLDEL; translated from the coding sequence TTGGAAGAAAAGTTATTTTTATTGTCTCAAATTAGTTTATTAGACGAGCTACCAAAAGAAGAGCTAATGAAAATCGAAGAAATGACAGATATGAAACCATTAAAAAAGGGATCGCTCATATTATCACCTTCTTCCCCTTTAAAATCATTCTTTTTATTAAAAAAAGGACAAGTTCGATTATACAGAATGAACTCCGCTGGGAAACAGTTTACCGTAGACGTCCTAACAGATGGCAATGTGTTTGGCGAAACATCCACGCTCACTTTGACGGATAACGATATTTATGCAGAAGCAATGACTGATACATACTTATGTGTACTTCATCCTGAAGATTTTGAAGCATTCCTAACAAGAAACCCAGCCATCGCTTTGAAATTTATTAACATTCTCTCGACAAGGCTTAATGAAATCTATAGCCTAAGTGAAAAAATTGCCTTAGCAGATGTGAAATATCGTATTCTTTTTCTATTATTAAAATTAAGCGAAAAAACAGGCGTTCGTAAAAAAGAATGGCAATCAATCAAACTAAAGCTAACCCATCAAGACATCGCCCATATGGTTGGCTCTACGAGAGAAACGACCAGCAGCTTGATGAGCCTACTGAAAAAAGAAGGCCTTATAAAAAAAGGCATACACTTGTATGTGCATGCCGAGAAAGCTAAAGAAGTACTAGACGAGCTCTAA
- a CDS encoding dihydrolipoyl dehydrogenase family protein encodes MKKYDLVVIGGGAGGLTVASGAASLGAKVALIEKGAALGGDCLHYGCVPSKALIAAANDVHYLQKTNDFGFTVSGKVDMKKVKERVKQAIQHIQVHDSTERFEDMGVDVYFGAAKFVDSHIITIADRERVYGKRIVVATGSRPIVPSIPGLDEVGYETNETIFDREELPETMIFIGGGPISLEIAQAYSRLGTQAIVLERSEAILGKEDESIQRLAIDFLSDEIDIRHHVSVKEVKQDGTRKVVIYEKNGKIEEVIGDELFLGAGRKPNTDQLEVEVAGVEVNERGYIVVNERLQTSVSHIYAIGDVNGQFPFTHAAGMEGKLIVQNAVLGLGRKVSYDRLPWTTYTSPEIFHIGKTEREAKASEGEIMVFQNGLEEVDRFVADHNVTGTVKIITNKKGKILGAHAIGKGAGDWMQTVIFAMEKGAKIGDLSTMVYPYPNQAAAIQRTADQYWREKLFKGSLPKITEKYIKWFR; translated from the coding sequence ATGAAGAAATATGATTTAGTGGTAATTGGTGGGGGAGCAGGTGGCTTAACAGTCGCATCAGGTGCTGCTTCATTAGGCGCGAAAGTGGCATTAATTGAAAAAGGTGCTGCACTTGGTGGAGATTGTCTTCATTACGGTTGTGTACCTTCAAAAGCATTAATTGCTGCCGCTAATGATGTACATTACTTACAGAAAACAAATGACTTTGGTTTTACGGTTTCTGGAAAAGTTGACATGAAAAAAGTAAAAGAACGGGTAAAACAAGCGATTCAACACATCCAAGTGCATGATTCAACGGAACGCTTTGAAGATATGGGGGTGGATGTGTACTTTGGTGCAGCAAAATTTGTCGATTCACACATTATTACCATTGCTGATAGGGAGAGAGTGTATGGGAAGCGAATTGTTGTTGCAACAGGTTCGCGCCCAATCGTTCCTTCTATTCCTGGATTAGATGAAGTAGGGTATGAGACAAATGAGACCATTTTTGATCGCGAAGAGCTTCCAGAGACAATGATATTTATTGGGGGCGGTCCTATTTCGTTAGAAATTGCCCAAGCTTATTCACGATTAGGGACACAAGCAATTGTTTTAGAAAGAAGTGAAGCGATTCTAGGGAAAGAGGATGAATCAATTCAACGATTAGCCATTGATTTTCTTTCAGACGAAATAGATATTCGCCATCACGTTTCGGTGAAGGAAGTGAAGCAAGATGGTACCCGTAAAGTAGTTATTTATGAGAAGAACGGGAAAATTGAAGAGGTCATTGGAGATGAGCTATTCCTTGGTGCGGGAAGAAAACCTAACACGGATCAATTAGAAGTAGAAGTAGCGGGTGTAGAGGTAAACGAGCGAGGCTATATCGTAGTTAATGAAAGACTACAAACCTCTGTATCTCATATTTATGCGATTGGTGATGTAAATGGACAGTTTCCATTTACTCATGCAGCAGGTATGGAGGGGAAGCTCATTGTTCAAAACGCTGTTCTCGGTTTAGGCCGAAAAGTTTCCTATGACCGTTTACCGTGGACAACGTATACATCACCTGAAATCTTTCATATTGGAAAAACCGAAAGAGAGGCAAAGGCAAGCGAAGGTGAAATTATGGTTTTTCAAAATGGATTAGAAGAAGTGGATCGGTTTGTTGCTGACCATAATGTGACGGGTACCGTTAAAATTATTACAAATAAAAAAGGAAAAATCCTTGGTGCTCATGCGATAGGAAAGGGAGCTGGTGATTGGATGCAAACCGTCATCTTTGCAATGGAAAAAGGGGCAAAGATAGGAGATTTATCGACAATGGTCTATCCTTATCCAAATCAAGCAGCTGCCATTCAACGAACTGCGGATCAATACTGGCGTGAAAAGCTATTTAAAGGGAGCTTGCCAAAAATAACAGAAAAATATATTAAATGGTTCCGTTAG
- a CDS encoding CDP-alcohol phosphatidyltransferase family protein → MLDTHARKYVQPMIQKSARVSLQLGMTANQMTVVAFIIGASSGVFYYLEQPIVAVIVLWLSGYLDAVDGTMARLTKPTPFGTVMDITFDRIVEISVILGIAALHPEAMWALLLLSVSIIISMTIFLTVGAISEKQGMKSFYYQAGLAERTEGFVLFSLMMLFPDWIIWTTLLFFTVELFTGFQRFMEAKRLLTEKDGVTDEEI, encoded by the coding sequence ATGCTAGATACACATGCTCGAAAATATGTACAGCCTATGATACAAAAATCAGCAAGAGTAAGCTTACAGTTGGGGATGACGGCGAATCAAATGACAGTAGTGGCTTTTATTATCGGGGCGAGTAGTGGTGTGTTCTATTATTTGGAACAGCCTATCGTGGCGGTTATCGTTCTTTGGTTATCAGGATATTTAGATGCGGTAGATGGTACGATGGCTCGCCTCACAAAGCCAACACCTTTTGGGACAGTAATGGATATAACCTTTGATCGAATTGTAGAAATTAGTGTGATATTAGGAATTGCTGCATTGCACCCAGAGGCGATGTGGGCGTTGTTATTACTAAGCGTATCCATCATTATTTCCATGACTATATTTTTAACCGTTGGAGCCATTTCAGAAAAGCAAGGAATGAAATCATTTTATTACCAAGCCGGTTTAGCAGAGAGGACAGAAGGGTTTGTCCTATTTTCATTAATGATGCTCTTCCCTGATTGGATTATATGGACGACACTCCTCTTTTTCACCGTAGAGTTGTTCACAGGTTTTCAACGTTTTATGGAGGCTAAGAGGTTATTGACAGAAAAGGACGGTGTGACAGATGAAGAAATATGA
- a CDS encoding TVP38/TMEM64 family protein codes for MKKGALMKVAAFILVLLLLLWFSGSYINVSPQQIRDWILSFGWIAPVIFIVMYSVRPIILFPASVLSLAGGLAFGTFWGFVFIFIGALGAASVAYFIAATFQNSFIKFEQSERTQMIRKKMEENGFFIVLLLRFLPFLNFDLISYLGGLASVKYRSFLLATGLGIIPGTLAYSFLGSSLVSGNKTIIFIAVALFLIVLLVPIIAKGRVKELLGLSSKK; via the coding sequence ATGAAAAAGGGAGCATTAATGAAAGTTGCCGCATTTATTTTAGTGCTATTATTGTTACTTTGGTTTAGCGGTTCTTATATTAACGTTTCACCACAGCAAATTCGTGACTGGATTTTAAGTTTTGGGTGGATTGCACCAGTCATATTTATCGTGATGTATTCTGTCAGACCGATCATTTTATTTCCTGCATCTGTCTTAAGTTTAGCAGGAGGATTAGCCTTTGGAACATTTTGGGGATTCGTATTTATTTTTATCGGGGCACTTGGAGCAGCTTCGGTCGCTTATTTTATAGCAGCGACTTTTCAAAACTCATTTATTAAATTTGAACAATCAGAAAGAACGCAAATGATTCGAAAAAAGATGGAGGAGAACGGGTTTTTCATTGTTCTATTATTACGTTTTCTCCCGTTTTTAAATTTTGATCTGATCAGTTATTTAGGAGGCCTAGCCTCCGTAAAATACAGATCTTTCTTATTAGCTACAGGACTTGGAATAATTCCTGGTACCCTTGCCTATAGCTTCTTAGGTTCGAGCCTAGTCTCAGGTAATAAAACGATTATTTTCATTGCAGTGGCTCTATTTCTAATCGTTTTATTGGTGCCAATTATCGCTAAAGGAAGAGTGAAGGAACTATTAGGTTTATCCTCAAAAAAATAA